A portion of the Deinococcus peraridilitoris DSM 19664 genome contains these proteins:
- a CDS encoding M23 family metallopeptidase, with the protein MRRLLPTLFTLTLLVTLGYFLYPYLKNAARVAQLWRASPPTAGSLEHPLPGQRFSDTWGAARGNGRRHEGVDIFAPRGTPVHATTRGMVIRVGENTLGGHTVMVMGPAGYRHYYAHLDRPSGLSPGSWLKAGDVIGVVGSSGNARGTPPHLHYGVYRPSGEAVNPYSLLRRGEAPDGTGPPGLRPTRGDLGHMPRSPG; encoded by the coding sequence ATGCGCCGCCTGCTGCCCACCCTGTTTACCCTGACGCTGCTGGTCACGCTGGGCTATTTTCTTTATCCCTACCTGAAAAACGCGGCCCGTGTGGCCCAGCTGTGGCGCGCGTCGCCGCCCACAGCGGGCAGCCTTGAGCATCCGCTCCCCGGACAGCGCTTCTCGGACACCTGGGGAGCGGCCCGGGGCAACGGGCGACGCCATGAGGGCGTGGATATCTTTGCTCCACGTGGCACACCCGTGCACGCCACCACGCGCGGGATGGTCATACGGGTCGGCGAAAACACGCTGGGCGGCCACACGGTGATGGTGATGGGCCCCGCGGGATACCGCCATTATTACGCGCACCTGGACCGACCGTCGGGGCTGTCTCCGGGCAGCTGGCTGAAGGCGGGCGACGTGATCGGGGTCGTGGGAAGCTCGGGCAACGCGCGGGGCACGCCGCCGCACCTGCACTACGGCGTCTACAGGCCGTCCGGAGAGGCGGTGAATCCTTATTCCCTGCTTCGGCGGGGCGAAGCGCCGGACGGCACGGGCCCACCCGGGCTTCGCCCCACACGCGGTGACCTGGGTCACATGCCGCGTTCCCCAGGGTGA
- a CDS encoding PAS domain S-box protein encodes MASPSSSLSQAEFGPFELLPQIVWCSDPNGANIFINREFESFTGRTREELLGYGFKHAIHPDDRERVLERWQQSWLDGHPYECEFRLRRFDGTYRWLCAQARGVLDETGLLLYWVGTCHDIHALKTAEQHERTLQRITSALSTKIEAAEVARIVTTELRAGLGALGGGVLCCQDRSAPIVVGALGHDAAAFLHWSGIRMEGGETLAQVVHGGQLVVTQALLPEPDPSSHDPLLLACVPLMFEERVIGALVVTFGDPRELPREDRALLEKVAAQTAQALERSRLWHGEQRAQGERERVMAQLSSVLGAAPVGLGFLDRQGRFVRVNEQLAAFHGVSVEAHTGRTLAEVVPQLATWAEPLIAQVQQGARALLDLEVRLPANPTSPERHCRVSFYPIPGQRDSGVDGVGLMVQDVTEQHESAQALQALNAALEGRVAERTRRWQDLNAELRALTSSLANDLEEPLRRIGSVLALIEKRVNQQLGGQLDERTRYHFSLARDETSRLSHLAGDLRHLAQLENRQLRLTPVALTPLVVQVRSDLEPISRGRHLTWRVHELSSVQGDPLLLRQVLAELLLNALEATAGRPDALIEVGCWEEPNELVVWVRNNGTGCESHLAEDPFTTGLRSEHAGHGIGLPNVRRIMGRHGGRAWAEFRSDDGATFFLAFPSTPR; translated from the coding sequence ATGGCTTCCCCGTCAAGTTCGTTGTCACAGGCAGAGTTCGGACCGTTCGAACTGCTGCCACAGATCGTCTGGTGCAGCGACCCGAACGGCGCCAACATCTTCATCAACCGTGAATTTGAGAGCTTCACAGGACGCACGCGCGAAGAGCTGCTCGGCTACGGCTTCAAGCATGCCATCCACCCGGACGACCGTGAACGGGTGCTGGAGCGCTGGCAACAGTCCTGGCTGGATGGGCATCCTTACGAATGCGAATTTCGCCTGCGGCGATTCGACGGCACCTACCGCTGGTTGTGCGCCCAGGCCCGTGGTGTGCTCGATGAAACTGGCCTGCTGCTGTATTGGGTGGGGACCTGCCATGACATTCACGCCCTCAAGACCGCCGAACAACACGAGCGCACGCTGCAGCGCATCACCTCGGCCCTGTCCACGAAAATCGAGGCGGCTGAGGTAGCCCGGATCGTGACAACCGAGTTGCGTGCCGGCCTGGGCGCGCTGGGCGGAGGGGTGTTGTGCTGTCAGGACCGTTCCGCGCCCATCGTCGTCGGTGCGCTCGGCCACGATGCGGCGGCCTTCCTTCACTGGAGCGGCATCAGAATGGAGGGTGGCGAGACCCTGGCGCAGGTGGTGCACGGGGGCCAGCTCGTGGTGACGCAGGCACTGTTGCCGGAACCCGACCCTTCATCTCACGACCCCCTGCTCCTCGCCTGCGTTCCGCTGATGTTCGAGGAGCGGGTGATCGGGGCCCTGGTGGTGACCTTTGGCGATCCGCGTGAACTGCCGCGTGAGGATCGCGCCTTGCTGGAAAAGGTGGCCGCCCAGACCGCGCAGGCGCTGGAACGGTCACGCTTATGGCACGGCGAGCAGCGTGCCCAGGGCGAGCGCGAACGGGTCATGGCGCAGCTTTCCTCGGTGCTGGGTGCTGCGCCGGTCGGTCTGGGCTTTCTCGATCGGCAGGGGCGCTTCGTGCGGGTCAACGAGCAACTGGCTGCGTTTCACGGTGTCAGCGTCGAGGCGCACACCGGGCGCACGCTGGCAGAGGTAGTGCCGCAGCTGGCCACGTGGGCCGAACCCCTGATCGCGCAGGTCCAGCAGGGCGCACGTGCCCTGCTGGACCTGGAGGTGCGGCTGCCCGCCAATCCCACCAGTCCCGAGCGTCACTGCCGCGTCAGTTTTTATCCCATTCCCGGCCAGCGGGACAGTGGCGTGGATGGGGTGGGCCTCATGGTGCAGGACGTGACCGAACAGCACGAGTCGGCGCAGGCCCTGCAGGCACTCAACGCCGCACTCGAAGGGCGTGTCGCCGAGCGGACCCGCCGCTGGCAGGACCTCAACGCCGAACTGCGTGCGCTGACGAGTTCCCTCGCCAACGATCTCGAAGAACCGCTGCGCCGTATTGGCAGCGTGCTGGCGCTCATCGAGAAGCGGGTGAATCAGCAGCTCGGCGGGCAGCTCGATGAGCGGACGCGCTACCATTTCAGCCTGGCACGCGATGAAACGTCACGCCTGTCGCACCTGGCAGGTGATCTGCGGCATCTGGCGCAACTGGAAAACCGTCAGCTGCGCCTCACACCGGTGGCCCTGACGCCGCTGGTGGTGCAGGTCCGCAGCGACCTGGAACCCATCAGCCGTGGACGGCACCTGACGTGGCGTGTACACGAACTGAGCAGCGTGCAGGGTGACCCGCTGCTGCTGCGTCAGGTTCTGGCCGAGCTGCTGCTCAACGCGCTCGAAGCCACCGCCGGACGTCCGGACGCCCTGATCGAGGTGGGTTGCTGGGAAGAGCCAAACGAACTGGTGGTGTGGGTTCGGAACAACGGCACGGGCTGCGAGTCCCATTTGGCCGAGGATCCGTTCACGACGGGCCTGCGCAGCGAGCACGCCGGCCATGGCATTGGCCTGCCCAACGTGCGCCGCATCATGGGTCGGCACGGCGGTCGTGCCTGGGCTGAATTTCGTTCCGATGACGGCGCGACCTTCTTTCTGGCCTTTCCGTCGACACCACGCTGA
- a CDS encoding HpcH/HpaI aldolase/citrate lyase family protein: protein MPLRRSALYVPGDKPRALEKARALNADLLILDLEDAVAPEYKVAAREQVREALRQGFPRDREVLVRLNALSTLWGDDDLQMLLGAAPHGIVLPKAEDPAEVRSLNLGIPLWLTIETPRGVLRLEELAAVRGVAGLVMGTSDLVRELRARHTPGREGLLFALSKTVTCARAFGLTVLDGVYLDFRDQEGFARACAQGRDLGFDGKTVIHPGQLETVNRVFAPSAGEVQRAREVLSAWQDARAEGKSVAVYAGQLIEQLHVSEAQEVLRLAAEVAARGVHERDSSEQF, encoded by the coding sequence ATGCCCCTGCGCCGCTCCGCCCTGTACGTTCCTGGGGACAAACCCCGCGCCCTCGAAAAAGCACGCGCCCTGAACGCCGACCTGCTGATTCTGGATCTCGAAGACGCCGTCGCGCCCGAATACAAGGTCGCGGCGCGCGAGCAGGTCCGGGAGGCGTTGCGCCAGGGTTTTCCACGTGACCGCGAGGTGCTGGTGCGCCTCAACGCCCTGAGTACCCTCTGGGGTGACGACGACCTGCAGATGCTGTTGGGAGCGGCGCCGCACGGCATCGTCCTTCCCAAAGCCGAGGACCCAGCCGAAGTGCGCTCGCTCAACCTGGGCATTCCCCTGTGGCTCACCATCGAAACGCCCCGGGGGGTCTTGCGGTTGGAGGAACTGGCGGCCGTGCGGGGTGTAGCCGGGCTCGTGATGGGTACGTCGGATCTGGTGCGCGAACTGCGGGCCCGGCACACGCCGGGGCGGGAGGGGCTGCTGTTCGCGCTTTCCAAAACCGTGACCTGTGCGCGCGCCTTTGGTTTGACGGTGCTCGACGGTGTCTACCTGGACTTTCGGGATCAGGAAGGGTTCGCGCGGGCCTGCGCGCAAGGACGGGATCTGGGTTTTGACGGCAAGACGGTCATTCACCCAGGGCAGCTGGAAACGGTCAACCGCGTCTTTGCCCCGAGCGCGGGCGAGGTGCAGCGGGCGCGTGAAGTGCTGTCCGCCTGGCAGGACGCCCGCGCCGAAGGAAAAAGTGTCGCGGTGTACGCAGGGCAGCTGATCGAGCAGCTTCACGTGAGCGAAGCGCAGGAAGTGCTCCGGCTTGCCGCCGAGGTGGCCGCCCGTGGCGTTCACGAGCGCGATTCCTCAGAGCAGTTCTGA
- a CDS encoding SDR family NAD(P)-dependent oxidoreductase — protein sequence MNTPKPYRDTLPGTSSSERRVRMVRAALATAALSLASAAALRLARNPRTRQVLSGKVVVITGASTGIGRAVALECVARGAKVVLAARNEAALEKVAQEARSLGGEALVVATDVSERQQVENLIHAAQAHYGRIDVMMNHAGEWFLDSVEHSEEHRVRHLIEVNVMGVLNGVQAVLPVMRRQGFGHIINTASVESRVGFPYSGIYAGSKAFVELMTQSLRQELMHVEKTPIKVTALLPTAIRTPFFDEGDNVKAGGKGMHLVRPVAEPTTVAKAIVNAMEHYRPVVYSLPLGKQFALMYDLLPGLTDRMMSRMRTDEHANALSHAERGSHRQDRPIPPVVENGVLRD from the coding sequence ATGAACACGCCGAAACCCTACAGGGATACGCTGCCCGGCACCTCATCCTCTGAGCGTCGCGTGCGGATGGTCAGAGCGGCCCTTGCCACAGCGGCGCTGTCCCTGGCCTCGGCAGCCGCTTTGCGGCTGGCGCGCAATCCGCGCACGCGCCAGGTGTTGTCGGGCAAGGTGGTGGTGATCACGGGCGCCTCGACGGGCATTGGCCGGGCGGTGGCGCTGGAGTGCGTGGCCCGCGGCGCCAAGGTCGTGCTGGCTGCCCGGAACGAGGCCGCGCTGGAGAAAGTCGCGCAGGAAGCGCGCAGTCTGGGCGGCGAAGCGCTGGTGGTCGCCACCGATGTCAGCGAGCGTCAGCAGGTGGAGAATCTGATTCACGCCGCCCAGGCCCACTACGGACGAATCGACGTAATGATGAACCACGCCGGAGAATGGTTCCTGGACAGCGTGGAGCACAGCGAAGAACATCGTGTGCGCCACCTGATCGAGGTGAACGTGATGGGCGTTTTGAATGGTGTGCAGGCGGTGCTGCCCGTCATGCGCCGTCAGGGATTTGGTCACATCATCAACACCGCGTCGGTCGAAAGTCGGGTAGGCTTTCCTTACAGTGGCATTTACGCGGGCAGCAAGGCCTTTGTGGAACTGATGACCCAGTCGCTGCGTCAGGAACTGATGCACGTTGAGAAAACGCCCATCAAGGTGACGGCCCTGCTGCCCACGGCCATTCGCACCCCCTTTTTCGACGAGGGTGACAACGTCAAGGCGGGCGGCAAGGGCATGCACCTGGTGCGGCCCGTCGCGGAGCCGACCACGGTGGCCAAGGCCATCGTGAACGCCATGGAGCACTACCGCCCGGTGGTGTACTCGCTGCCGCTCGGCAAGCAGTTCGCGCTGATGTACGACCTGCTGCCAGGCCTGACCGACCGCATGATGAGCCGCATGCGCACCGACGAGCACGCCAACGCCCTGAGCCACGCCGAGCGCGGCAGCCACCGTCAGGACCGTCCCATACCGCCCGTGGTCGAAAACGGTGTGTTGCGCGACTGA
- a CDS encoding agmatine deiminase family protein, whose translation MKHLNASPTPLELGFRMPAEWTEHAATWTSWPADDELWFGALEGVRTEFAQLVRTISQFEAVHLLVRDEESERDARARLEGVRVTLHRVPLDDVWFRDNGPLFVTRPRESGPDEVSFVNWEFNAWGGKYHYRRDTLAPEALAGYLGAAHWDQGVVMEGGSLELNGEGVALTTRSCLLSPERNPGLTKDGIAALLRDFLGIEKLLWLDEGLEGDHTDGHIDTITRFVGPHTLVTSVEEDTRDANHATMQANLERLRTFTDLQGRPFEIVELPLPRRRLEGPEGRLPPTYANFYIGNGFVVVPTYLDPNDERALDILRPLFPGREVIGLPSREIIRGGGSFHCVTQQQPIGSIWKGDDLDES comes from the coding sequence GTGAAGCACCTCAACGCCTCCCCGACCCCGCTCGAACTCGGATTCCGCATGCCCGCCGAGTGGACCGAGCACGCCGCCACCTGGACCAGCTGGCCTGCCGACGATGAGTTGTGGTTCGGTGCGCTCGAAGGGGTCCGCACGGAATTCGCGCAACTGGTGCGGACCATCAGCCAATTTGAGGCTGTGCATCTGCTGGTGCGCGACGAGGAGTCCGAACGCGACGCGCGCGCGCGGCTGGAGGGCGTGCGCGTAACCCTTCACCGTGTCCCCCTCGATGACGTGTGGTTTCGTGACAACGGCCCCCTGTTCGTGACCCGGCCCCGGGAGAGTGGGCCGGACGAGGTGTCTTTTGTCAATTGGGAATTCAACGCCTGGGGCGGCAAGTACCATTACCGGCGCGACACCCTGGCTCCCGAGGCGCTCGCCGGGTATCTGGGCGCTGCCCATTGGGATCAGGGCGTCGTGATGGAAGGCGGCAGCCTGGAACTCAACGGTGAAGGCGTGGCGCTGACCACCCGCTCGTGCCTGCTGTCCCCGGAGCGTAATCCGGGCCTCACCAAGGACGGCATTGCCGCGCTGCTGCGTGACTTTCTGGGCATCGAGAAGCTGCTGTGGCTCGACGAGGGCCTGGAGGGCGACCACACCGACGGCCACATCGACACCATCACCCGCTTCGTCGGTCCGCACACCCTCGTCACCAGCGTCGAGGAGGATACGCGGGACGCCAACCACGCCACCATGCAGGCGAACCTCGAACGCCTCAGGACGTTTACCGACCTTCAGGGACGTCCCTTCGAGATCGTGGAGCTGCCACTGCCGCGGCGCCGCCTGGAAGGACCTGAGGGACGCCTGCCGCCCACGTACGCGAACTTCTACATCGGCAACGGTTTCGTGGTGGTACCGACCTACCTCGATCCCAACGACGAGCGGGCCCTCGACATTCTGCGTCCGCTGTTTCCGGGACGCGAAGTGATCGGTTTGCCCTCACGCGAGATCATTCGCGGGGGCGGCAGTTTCCACTGCGTAACGCAGCAGCAGCCCATCGGCAGCATCTGGAAAGGTGATGACCTTGACGAAAGTTGA
- the aguB gene encoding N-carbamoylputrescine amidase — protein sequence MTLTKVDTAKLAVVQMSMSDSLEENVTKAERFVREAAAQGANIVLLPELFENLYFCQVEREEYFALAHDVEGHPFLQRFQQLARELGVVLPISFFEKSGQAHYNSLAMIDADGTFLGVYRKSHIPDGPGYEEKYYFNLGDTGFKAWQTRYGTIGVGICWDQWYPETARAMTLQGAELLLYPTAIGSEPQEVETPNTHFMWQRAMQGHAVSNVVYLGAANRIGTENVEGHEQTYYGHSFLADFTGEKRAELGPQEEGVLLMDLDYAKARQFRAGMGFFRDRRPELYGTLLTLDGKTRCS from the coding sequence ATGACCTTGACGAAAGTTGACACTGCAAAACTCGCCGTCGTGCAGATGAGCATGAGCGATTCGCTCGAGGAGAACGTCACGAAAGCCGAACGCTTCGTGCGGGAAGCTGCCGCTCAGGGCGCCAACATCGTGCTGTTGCCCGAATTGTTCGAGAATCTGTACTTCTGTCAGGTCGAGCGTGAGGAGTACTTCGCCCTGGCACACGACGTGGAAGGCCATCCGTTCCTGCAGCGCTTTCAGCAGCTGGCGCGCGAGCTCGGGGTGGTGCTGCCCATCAGCTTTTTCGAGAAGAGCGGGCAGGCGCACTACAACAGTCTCGCCATGATCGACGCCGACGGGACCTTTCTGGGCGTCTACCGCAAAAGCCATATTCCTGACGGTCCCGGCTACGAGGAAAAGTACTACTTCAACCTGGGCGACACCGGCTTCAAGGCCTGGCAGACCCGCTACGGCACCATCGGCGTGGGCATCTGCTGGGACCAGTGGTATCCCGAGACGGCACGGGCCATGACCCTGCAGGGCGCCGAACTGCTGCTCTACCCCACCGCCATCGGCTCGGAACCGCAGGAAGTCGAGACACCCAACACGCACTTCATGTGGCAGCGCGCCATGCAGGGTCACGCGGTCAGCAACGTCGTGTATCTGGGTGCGGCCAACCGCATCGGTACGGAGAATGTCGAGGGGCACGAGCAGACCTACTACGGACACTCGTTCCTGGCCGACTTCACCGGCGAAAAACGCGCCGAGCTCGGTCCGCAAGAAGAAGGCGTGCTCCTGATGGACCTCGACTACGCCAAGGCGCGGCAGTTCCGCGCCGGAATGGGTTTTTTCCGCGACCGGCGGCCTGAGCTGTACGGCACGCTGCTGACCCTCGATGGCAAGACACGCTGTTCCTGA
- a CDS encoding aldehyde dehydrogenase family protein, which translates to MTSQTSVQQVPHFIAGVRLGGREHDVVLEPLSGAPLYEVARGTEADLRRVLDAAQVAFEELRRWPAHKRATALRRASTLLAGQAERFARTIAQEAGKPLKASRVEVARSVENLGFAADAASDLAGEGIPLDASAFGEQRLGFTVRAPRGIVAAISPFNFPLNLALHKVGPALAGGNTVILKPAPQTPLTAVMLAELLQEAGFPAGAVNVLHGGAHLGNLLVSAPEVAIVSFTGSPGVGEAIKKASGLKPVVLELGNNSANLVDEHADVASAARKLAATSFAYQGQVCIHPQRLIVHERVYDEFRAAFLGESAKLVTGDPTSEQTDVGPMVNAAAVQRMGEWIQEACDLGGRVVMGGEVQGNILPPTVLEDVPEKARVISEEVFGPVVVLMRAHNWPEAIACANRSKYGLQTGVFTNNLQNALLAVRDIESGGVIVNDPSTFRVDQMPYGGIKESGFGREGARASLEELTYVKTVVLS; encoded by the coding sequence ATGACTTCTCAAACGAGCGTTCAGCAGGTGCCTCACTTCATTGCCGGCGTGCGCCTGGGCGGCCGCGAGCACGATGTCGTGCTCGAACCGCTGTCGGGCGCCCCCCTGTACGAGGTGGCACGCGGCACCGAGGCCGATTTGCGCCGTGTGCTGGACGCGGCGCAAGTCGCGTTTGAAGAACTGCGCCGCTGGCCCGCTCACAAACGCGCCACAGCGCTGCGCCGCGCGTCCACACTGCTCGCGGGCCAGGCAGAGCGCTTTGCGCGCACCATCGCGCAGGAAGCCGGAAAACCGCTCAAGGCGTCGCGCGTCGAGGTGGCGCGCAGCGTCGAGAACCTCGGCTTTGCCGCCGACGCCGCCAGCGACCTTGCCGGAGAAGGTATCCCGCTCGACGCCAGCGCTTTTGGCGAACAGCGGCTGGGCTTCACCGTGCGCGCTCCGCGTGGCATCGTGGCTGCCATCAGCCCGTTCAATTTTCCTCTCAACCTTGCGCTGCACAAGGTCGGCCCGGCGCTGGCCGGTGGGAACACCGTCATTCTCAAGCCCGCACCGCAGACACCCCTGACGGCCGTGATGCTGGCCGAGTTGCTGCAGGAGGCCGGCTTTCCGGCGGGCGCCGTGAACGTGCTGCACGGCGGCGCGCACCTTGGCAACCTGCTGGTGAGCGCGCCCGAGGTGGCCATTGTGAGTTTCACCGGCAGCCCGGGTGTCGGTGAGGCCATCAAGAAAGCCAGCGGACTCAAACCGGTCGTGCTGGAGCTGGGCAACAACAGTGCGAATCTGGTCGACGAGCATGCCGACGTGGCGAGTGCCGCGCGCAAACTGGCCGCGACCAGCTTTGCCTATCAGGGCCAGGTGTGCATTCATCCGCAACGCCTGATCGTGCACGAGCGCGTCTATGACGAATTCCGCGCAGCATTTCTGGGGGAAAGTGCCAAGCTGGTGACGGGCGACCCGACTTCAGAGCAGACCGACGTCGGCCCGATGGTGAACGCCGCAGCGGTGCAGCGCATGGGTGAGTGGATTCAGGAAGCCTGTGACCTGGGCGGTCGTGTCGTGATGGGCGGCGAGGTGCAGGGCAACATCCTGCCGCCCACCGTGCTGGAAGACGTACCCGAGAAGGCGCGGGTGATCAGCGAGGAGGTTTTTGGTCCGGTCGTGGTCTTGATGCGCGCCCACAACTGGCCCGAGGCCATCGCCTGTGCCAACCGCAGCAAGTACGGCCTGCAGACTGGCGTCTTTACCAACAACCTGCAAAACGCCCTGCTGGCGGTGCGTGACATCGAATCGGGTGGCGTGATCGTCAACGACCCCAGCACCTTCCGGGTGGACCAGATGCCCTACGGCGGCATCAAGGAAAGCGGTTTTGGCCGTGAAGGCGCGCGGGCCTCGCTGGAAGAACTCACGTACGTCAAGACCGTCGTGCTGAGCTGA